Genomic window (Phycisphaerae bacterium):
CGTTGTCGGAGTCTTCATAGAGGCAGAAGACCTGCGAGATATAGGCCTGGCTATGGCGGGTCAGCAACAGCCGGTCCTCCTTGGGGCCGCTGTAGGTCTGCTCGTGCGGCAGGACCGACCCCTTGCCCAACTCTTCGAGGCGAAGCCGCCCGATGAACCCGCGGCGGATGTAGTTCTTGCCGCCGTAGGTGAACGACTGGCGGTAGAGGTAGATCGCCGGCTCGATCTCGCGGGTCAGCACGTCCTGTTCGAGCCACTCCCTGAGCCGTTCGCCCGCCTGCCGGTAGAGATGCTCCGGCCCGGCCTGTTTGGGAGGCAGGTAAGGCAGGTCGATGGCGACGATGTTGTGCGGCGAGTGCTCGAGGAGGCGGTTCTTGGCCTGGTCGGTCATGATCGTGTCGTAGGGCGGGGCCAGGTAGGGCGAGATGTCCGTCCCTTGCGTCAGCGAATACCGGATACCGCGAAACCCTTCGATCTGTGCCATAGTCCAACCGCTCCTCGTACAACGTTCGCCGGCCGCCCAAAGCCGCGGTCGGCGGCAAAGTTCCGTCTTCTCCTGCCATTCCCGCGAAGCCCGCCCCTGCCTCCATATGAGACGGGCTCCGCGGGCGACAGGTTATCCTGCGGCTTGTTCGCGGCCCGTTAGGTGCCTTCGCCGCTCTCGTTGAGATAGCGTTCCTGCTCGGGCGTGAGCTTGTCGATGGCGATGCCCATCGACTTGAGCTTGAGCTTCGAGACCTGCTGGTCGATCCGCTCGGGTACGCCGTGAACCTTGATCTCGAGCTTGCCCTCATTCTTGCGGGCGAACTCGGTGGCCAGGGCCTGGGCGGCGAAGCTCATGTCCATCACGCAGGCCGGATGGCCCTCGGCGGCTGAGAGGTTCAGCAGCCGTCCCTCCGCCAGCAGGCGGACCCGCCGGCCGTTGGGCATGGTGAACTCGTCGACGTACTGGCGGACCTTCTTGACCGACTTGGCCATCTTCTTGAGGCCCGGAATGTCGATCTCGACGTCGAAGTGGCCGGAGTTGCACACCATCGCCCCGTCCTTCATCTTCTTGAAGTGCTCGGGACGCAGGCAGTGCTTGTTGCCGGTGACGGTGATGAACACGTCGCCGTAGGCCGCCGCCTGGGCGATCGGGGCGACGGCGAAACCGTCCATCGCCGCTTCAATCGCCCGGACCGGGTCGATTTCGGTGACGGTGACCAGCGCGCCCATGCCGCGGGCCCGGGTGGCCACGCCGCGTCCGCACCAGCCGTAGCCGATCACCACAACCTGCTTGCCCGCCATCAGAATGTCGGTCGCCCGCATCAGACCGTCGATCGTGCTCTGGCCGGTCCCGTAGCGGTTGTCGAACAGGTGCTTGACCTTCGCGTCGTTGACCGCGATCACCGGGAACTTCAGCAGATTGTTCCGCTCCATCGCCCGCAGGCGGATCACGCCGGTGGTCGTCTCTTCCATCGAGGCGATGATGTTCTTGGCCTCCTCCTGGCGCGAGGTGTGCAGCACGTTGACCAGGTCGGCCCCGTCGTCCATCGTGATGTTGGGCCGGTGGTCAATCGCCGCGGTCAGGTGGCTGTAATAGGTCTTGCGGTCTTCGCCCTTGATCGCGAAGGTCGGCACGCCGAAGTGCTTGACCATGCCCGCAGCCACGTCGTCCTGGGTGCTCAGCGGGTTCGAGGCGCACAGCACCAGGTCGGCGCCGCCCGCCACCAGGGTCCGGCACAGGTTGGCCGTCTCGGCGGTCACGTGCAGGCACGCGCTCATCCGCAGCCCCTTGAGCGGTTTTTCCTTGGCGAAGCGATCCCGTATCAACGCCAGCACCGGCATGTCCCGGTCGGCCCAGAGAATCCGTTGCTTGCCCAGGTCGGCCAGGCCCATGTCTTTCACGTCGTGCTTGGCTTTCTTGGCCATTCTGTCTCCTTTCATCAATTGCCGGCTTTGGCTAACCGTATAAACTCTTCGATCTTTTTTGGGTCCTTGACGCCCGGCGAGGACTCCACCCCGCTCGACACGTCCACGCCCATGGGTCGCACCATTCTAATCGCCCGTTCGACGTTTTGCGAACTCAACCCGCCGGCCAGCACCAGTTTCCTGCGGAGGCCCGCATAGGCCGGTGCATCGAGGGCCTCGCCCAGTTCGGACCAGTCGAAGGTCCGGCCGGTGCCGCCTCCGAACGGGCCGTCGAGCAGCAGGCCCAGCAGGCGGTCGGCGTTCGAAAGGCTCCGCTGGAACGCCAGCATGTGCTCCAGCGTCCCGCAGCCGGTGTAGCCGAAGGCCTTGAGCACCCGGACCGACGGCAGTTCCGCCAGCAGGGCCTCCACGCCGTCCGCCGTCTCCTGTCCGTGAAGCTGGATCGCGGTCAGGCCGACCGCCCTGGCGGTCGCGACGACCTGGGCCGTCGGCTGATTCTGAAACAGCCCGATCGCTTCGGTCCTGCCGGATAGCGCCGCGACGATGCGCTTGGCCGTCTCCACCGAGACGACGCGCTTGGATCGCGGATCGCTGGGCGGACGCGGCACGAACACCATGCCTACCCAATCCGCCCCGCAGCCTACGGCGCGGCGCGCGTGATCCGGGTCGCTGATCCCGCAAATCTTGACCAACATCGGCGGCTGTGTTCCTTCCCTGTTGCGGTCATGAAAGTCAAATTATTCACTATAAGTGGCTGTTTGGGGCAAATCAAAACCTTTTCGGCGCCGACGGGTCGCAGGCGAGGAAGATCGCCAGCCGACCAAAAGAAAAGCAGGCAGCCCGAAAGCTGCCTGCCGTCGTTGCCTGAGTCGATGGTCCTGGATTTACTGGCCGGCGGCTGGCGGTTCCTTGACCGTCAGGTCCAGGGCCTTGATGATGTTGATCTTCAACTGGGGGTTGTAGTAGATCTGGCCGGTCACCGTCACGTAACGGTCCAGGTATTTCTCGACGGTGATGCCGCTGT
Coding sequences:
- a CDS encoding adenosylhomocysteinase; the protein is MAKKAKHDVKDMGLADLGKQRILWADRDMPVLALIRDRFAKEKPLKGLRMSACLHVTAETANLCRTLVAGGADLVLCASNPLSTQDDVAAGMVKHFGVPTFAIKGEDRKTYYSHLTAAIDHRPNITMDDGADLVNVLHTSRQEEAKNIIASMEETTTGVIRLRAMERNNLLKFPVIAVNDAKVKHLFDNRYGTGQSTIDGLMRATDILMAGKQVVVIGYGWCGRGVATRARGMGALVTVTEIDPVRAIEAAMDGFAVAPIAQAAAYGDVFITVTGNKHCLRPEHFKKMKDGAMVCNSGHFDVEIDIPGLKKMAKSVKKVRQYVDEFTMPNGRRVRLLAEGRLLNLSAAEGHPACVMDMSFAAQALATEFARKNEGKLEIKVHGVPERIDQQVSKLKLKSMGIAIDKLTPEQERYLNESGEGT
- a CDS encoding phosphoribosylanthranilate isomerase, with product MLVKICGISDPDHARRAVGCGADWVGMVFVPRPPSDPRSKRVVSVETAKRIVAALSGRTEAIGLFQNQPTAQVVATARAVGLTAIQLHGQETADGVEALLAELPSVRVLKAFGYTGCGTLEHMLAFQRSLSNADRLLGLLLDGPFGGGTGRTFDWSELGEALDAPAYAGLRRKLVLAGGLSSQNVERAIRMVRPMGVDVSSGVESSPGVKDPKKIEEFIRLAKAGN